ttgtggcctgcctgttagctcccacgattcttgccattctccttcatcACCGAGCTGTTTTCATCCACAGGATTGCTGCTTACTAGATACTTCttgtttgtcacaccattctcGAGAAACCATAGACACTGTCGtgcatgaaaagcccaggagggcagacgtttctgagatactggagcCGAcgtgcctggcaccgacgatcataacACGCTGaaagtcacttaggtcactcATTTAGCCCAAatagaacagtaactgaatgcctcgatgcctgcctgcctgctttatatagcaagccacggccacgtcaCTCATTGTCTGTAGGATCCtcgatgcctgcctgcctgcctgctttatatagcaagccacggccacgtgactcattgtctgtaggagcgatccacTTTCATGAACGGAGTGGTGTTCTTAACAAACTGTCCGCCAAGTGTACATGTGTGGTTTGGCAAGGCAGGTTTTGTAGGTAACTAAATCAAAAGGCACAATCAATCAGGACAAATAACAATGAAAAGAGTGGACATCAACATcattaaaaaaatctattttcaaGTCCAGCAGTAGACAAATATGGACTCTCAGAAAGGAGTGGTTAACTGGTGATAATGAGTCCTGTAAGACCACTATCAGATCACTAGAGGTCGATGCTGGGTTATAAAGACTTGTTCCAGCACTAGTAAGTGTGGGGGATCTCCTTCCAAATCAACAATCCTACCTTCACAGCAAACCTCAGCAAGAAATCAATACAGTACAATCAATTAACAATCAAAACATTTATAATTTCAGTGGACTCACATTTCAATGCTCATTTAATTGTTTTAACTGCTGAGGAAAGCAAACCAGTAAATACATCCTTTCTCATTTCGCTGATTGACTTAGGCAATGGATCAAATAATGTTGGCACATAGACAATGGGTCAAAGTACCACAGAGCAACCTTGAGATACTGCAGCTACACCTGCtgtcccacccacccactcactgactgactcagCAAACAGGGCAAGCAGTGGGTGAATGGGCTTTCAGATTTACAGTCAACTTCTCCACGAAGGCCACACCCAACGCCTGCACTGCAAGGTGTCACTGTCATCATCACACACCTGTGACCGTCACATTACCAGGGTTACCGTGAGCGGTTTGGATCCGGCTCCAGTGACTCTGTGACCTGGAAGTGGATGCCGTCCCCAGGCAGTGGGGAGGGGATGAGTGGGCAGAGCCAGCAGATGTACCAGTGGGTACCCAGGCCGTGCCGCAAGTTGCCCAGTAAGCCCAGGTTGTAGGGCCTACGGATGGAGTACCACTCTCTGGTGGTCTGGCCtcgcaggaggaggaagaggtggaagaAGAGGAAGGCTGCCACCAGCAGGAAGCCCAACACACAGGTGTCTGCGATGAAGGCAAAGGCAAAGGCCCGCGCTGTCACCTGacctgtaggaggagagagggtcagaTAATAGTACAACgctcacacacaaatacacctCTCTCTGTattgcagacacacagacatcccctttatctctctcgctcacacacatctctcacacagacctctctcacacacacacataccctttctctctcgctaacacacacacacttctcacatacacacacacacacacacacacctcttactcgctcgtctctctatctctccctccctcccccctcccagtCTAACCAGAGACGAGCATGATCCAGGGCATGAGAAGTAGCAGGATGCTATGCAGCGTGACTCCTTCCTTCAGGATGATGATGAAGACCTCAGCGTTCATCACTACAGCGTACAGCAGCCCCGTCCACATGAACAGCAGACAGCTGAGGAAGTAGCGGTAGTTACGGAAGCCCACACACTGGCCGAAGAACACACAGTGGTGGTCTCGTCTCAGAACACACACCTTACAGTCATAGCAGTGGGAGCACCGTGGGGGAGTGTGGGTCTCACATGTGTAGCAGTACCTGTGGGTGGAATAGATGTGTGTTACAATGTAATAACTGCAGGTATAACAGTGTCATGAACACTGGGGAAATAATATTTGAATAATGAGAACAACATTTTCTGAATACCACCAGCCTATCGATGAGAAAATGCATGTGATTCAACCAGTCTTGACAGTTTGTTTGTCCTACTGATGAAGCATTATGTCTGTTTAGATTACCTCCAGCCTTGTGCCATGCCTTCTGACCCCAGGAACACTCCTTGAATGCTGGGGCTGGTTTTCAGAAACAGCGAGGCGTTCCATATGATGTTGCCAAACATGAAGTACTGCACGAGGAGGTGCAGAGTCTTCCACACGGTAGACCACTGGGTCTTCTTCTGGTCCGGTTGGAGCGGCGCCTCGACCAGGACCAGGTAGCTCACCTCCGCCGTGATGGAAAACACGAGAACGGTGTTCAGAACGATGGGCAGGTGAAGACACGTCTTCTCCACGCGATCCCACACCCGACCTGCGAAGCTAAACCACGTCATGGTGCCTTGTCGGTCTTGTGTTCTCTATGCTTCCTTGTTGTCGCCACTCTGTTTTGATTTTAACTAACACGATATCTGACAGGCGAATgaaagggggtgtgtgtgtgatctgatgCTGACGTTAGCGATTTAgtgagtaaaataaaataaactacaaTTTGTCTGTTGCCATTAACATTAATCGGTGTGTGGATAAGCGCTGATGGTATTTTCCCCAAATGCGTCTTCATTAAACAAATGAAGTAGAGCTGTCAGTGTATCCTGTGTTACATGAAAAAGCGCCCCCCATATCTAAACATAACGCGTAAATGATCCGTGTGAAATGACTAAAGGACTGTACCACAATAAAAATTTGTAATGTGTATTTACAGTCAAATAAACTCTCCTAAATATGAACGTTTATTATTTAATATCAGACATTCAAATGACATTACTTTCATTTTATTGAGGTTATTCATTAGTGTAACATTATTTGTCCTATATATTTTCTTACTCATAGTGACGACAGCAAAGATACTAAGGTTTCTCCAATTCATCTGTGATGACAGTAATGTCAATATGACCCATGTTCCTCCCCCTATAAGAGAGTAATCCAACTAACCCTTAATCCATGTTAATCCCAGGCGGCTGTTTGTGAGCCTTCGATTTCAAAGGTTTGTGGTTCCTGTCATGCCAGTAGTAAAAGATAAATTATGTCTACCTGGTATATGGACGGTGCCGAGGATAACCGAGGTGTTTATACAAAACAGGGACCAGAAGGTTTGCtacagaggtgagagagagaacctcTCAGGTATCCTTTTATTTTAGATAATACAGGGGTTAAATGATTGCTGTGACTTGATGTGACTACTAGTATGATATtaaagtattttgtttttgttaacTTGCTTTTTCAACATTGTTATTTTGATTATGAGAAGTATATTATTGTTTATTGCACAGTATGAAAAAGGACAGAATCTATCCACCACAAGGGGTCATTGTCGCCTGTCGGGAAGCACTGGAAATAAAACATAATTAGAACATGTTCAGTAGCTCTGTTCTGTGTGTCTTCCTCCCCACAGTGAGCGCAGGAGGATAAAGCTGCAGAGTGACCTTGTGACCTTACAGAGGGATCAGCGCCTGTGAGTGAGCAGTGTACTTTTTATTTGGGAATCAAAATATATAAGAATAAaagactactgtgtgtgtgtgtgtgtgtgtgtgtgtgtgtgtgtgtgtgtgtgtgtgtgtgtgtgtgtgtgtgtgtgtgtgtgtgtgtgtgtgtgtgtgtgtgtgtgtgtgtgtgtgtgtgtgtctgtgtgtgtgtgtgtgtgtgtgtgtgtgtgtgtgtgtgtgtgtgtgcgctggtgtgcatgtgtgcatgtgtgtgtgtgcgttcgtgcgtGCGTTGTgcagttgtgtaaagtacttaagtaaaaataagtactacttaagtcgttttttggggtatctgtactttactatatatatttttgactacttttactttaacttcactacattcctaaagaaaacgatgtactttttactccatacattttccctgacacccaaaggtactcgttacattttcaatgcttagtaggacaggaaaatggtccaattcatgcacttatcaagagaacatccctggttatccTACTgattctgatctggcagactcactaaacacacatgcttcgtttgtaaacgatgtctgagtgttggtctgtgcccctggctatcaggaaattaaaacaacaagaaaatagggcctattttgcttaatataaggaattttaaataatttatacttttatGAAACtacatacttaaaaaaaaaacgtttgatacttaagtatattttcgcAATTATattcacttttgatacttaagtatattttagcaattatatttacttttgatacttaagtatatttaaaaccaaatgcttttagactatttctcaagtaatattttacttgg
The sequence above is drawn from the Salmo salar chromosome ssa05, Ssal_v3.1, whole genome shotgun sequence genome and encodes:
- the zdhhc24 gene encoding probable palmitoyltransferase ZDHHC24; protein product: MTWFSFAGRVWDRVEKTCLHLPIVLNTVLVFSITAEVSYLVLVEAPLQPDQKKTQWSTVWKTLHLLVQYFMFGNIIWNASLFLKTSPSIQGVFLGSEGMAQGWRYCYTCETHTPPRCSHCYDCKVCVLRRDHHCVFFGQCVGFRNYRYFLSCLLFMWTGLLYAVVMNAEVFIIILKEGVTLHSILLLLMPWIMLVSGQVTARAFAFAFIADTCVLGFLLVAAFLFFHLFLLLRGQTTREWYSIRRPYNLGLLGNLRHGLGTHWYICWLCPLIPSPLPGDGIHFQVTESLEPDPNRSR